From Brienomyrus brachyistius isolate T26 chromosome 21, BBRACH_0.4, whole genome shotgun sequence, the proteins below share one genomic window:
- the si:ch1073-184j22.1 gene encoding erythroferrone: protein MSHSPTAVGCWGTLAVIMGLMLVPCLGELCVLEPCSRNSSTSINQQDSESSDMAMVNPRISWLLFRLNSNKGDNRKTKPQKKPSKHGLPGPPGPPGPQGPPGPPAPQSGQQEDLMQELRLRLREVAVTAGTLDTSGGCLLCDQLPRVGTAFHCRLLQNLPVPRRSLVELQPFGAPPDEESQFQRGQGFNSSSGRYTAPVSGFYHLSGSLLIEPSENQRKTQPRQKDWIKASICIESLCHSNLSLEAMGGASQVGGVYSILLTGTLYLQAGEYVSIFIDNGTGSAFIVQKETLFSGILLGV, encoded by the exons ATGTCTCACAGCCCGACTGCCGTGGGCTGCTGGGGGACGTTGGCGGTGATCATGGGCCTCATGCTGGTCCCCTGCCTGGGAGAGTTATGTGTGTTGGAGCCCTGCAGCAGGAACAGCAGCACCAGCATCAACCAGCAG GATTCTGAATCCTCTGACATGGCCATGGTCAACCCTCGCATCTCGTGGCTGCTCTTCAGACTGAACTCCAACAAAGGAGACAACAGGAAAACGAAACCTCAAAAGAAGCCCTCCAAG CATGGGCTCCCTGGCCCTCCTGGCCCCCCTGGCCCACAGGGTCCCCCAggaccccctgcaccccaatcTGGACAGCAGGAGGATCTGATGCAGGAGTTACGCCTCAGGCTGAGAG AGGTGGCTGTCACTGCTGGGACCCTGGACACCAGTGGAGGCTGCTTGCTCTGTGACCAGCTCCCACGAGTAGGGACGGCTTTCCATTGCCGGTTGCTACAAAACTTGCCTGTACCACGGAGAAGCCTTGTGGAACTGCAGCCGTTCGGCGCC CCTCCAGATGAGGAGAGCCAGTTCCAGAGAGGCCAGGGCTTCAACTCCAGCAGTGGACGCTATACTGCTCCCGTCTCTGGGTTTTACCACCTTTCCGGAAGCCTGCTCATCG AGCCCAGTGAGAACCAGCGCAAGACTCAGCCGAGGCAGAAAGACTGGATCAAGGCATCCATCTGCATAGAGTCACTCTGTCACAGTAACCT GTCCCTGGAGGCCATGGGAGGTGCAAGTCAAGTTGGGGGTGTCTACAGTATCCTGTTGACAGGAACCCTTTACCTGCAG GCAGGTGAATATGTCTCCATCTTCATAGACAATGGAACAGGCTCTGCATTCATTGTTCAAAAAGAGACCTTGTTTTCTGGGATCCTATTGGGAGTCTGA
- the LOC125716844 gene encoding collagen alpha-1(VIII) chain isoform X1: MAQSSAGPVSGTLCPLLGVVLWFSVSLAMIMPEPPGHPGFSPPPPPGSEDSYFPTDDDHLAAPSGGSFSLPGNMSRTSRFFDMGMEDGMMPNLEPDMSHCQMLLDAPEAPPLQTVPWFCLCAHCKGTSGSKGDRGSRGLSGSPGSPGPRGFTGFRGRPGFMGRLGLKGQKGDEGEKGNQGPLGFTGPKGERGFKGDKGDPGVEGPPGEQGPQGDAGQCPETCESISGPPGDPGLPGPVGVRGLPGIAGPTGTPGQKGEKGDMGLQGIPGMEGQKGEEGPEGECNCHDGLNGIDGQDGAPGSKGDQGSPGAPGEDGQKGELGEQGFPGPCSPAIQSAFSALLDNVYPMPGSPVAFTRVLYNMQGNYNPAMGVFTAPVNGTYVFSYSVVAFSRLLKVGMFLNFRPVIKSTEPTDLATASQLVVLHLSMGDRVWIQVKDTFTNGMYASSESSSSFSGFLLHPDSCDLPLFRDFSPPMEGEYRWDDEETPTTPEPTVSVPPE; encoded by the exons ATGGCACAAAGCTCAGCCGGCCCG GTATCTGGGACCCTGTGTCCTCTTCTGGGAGTCGTACTCTGGTTCTCTGTGTCTTTAGCCATGATAATGCCTGAACCTCCAGGGCACCCGGgcttctcccctcccccccccccaggctcggAGGACTCATACTTTCCCACGGACGACGATCACCTTGCAGCGCCATCTGGTGGcagtttctcccttcctggcaACATGAGCCGCACCTCTCGCTTTTTTGACATGGGGATGGAGGATGGCATGATGCCGAACCTAGAACCGGACATGTCGCACTGTCAGATGCTGCTGGACGCTCCAGAAGCCCCGCCCCTGCAAACCGTGCCCTGGTTCTGCCTCTGTGCGCACTGCAAGGGCACCTCCGGATCCAAGGGGGACCGAGGAAGCAGGGGCTTGTCAG GCAGTCCTGGGAGTCCAGGCCCACGAGGATTCACTGGGTTCAGGGGGCGACCAGGCTTCATGGGACGTTTGGGGCTGAAGG GGCAGAAGGGCGACGAAGGAGAGAAGGGCAACCAAGGACCACTGGGATTCACCGGCCCCAAGGGAGAACGTGGATTCAAGG GAGACAAGGGAGACCCAGGTGTCGAGGGACCCCCAGGTGAACAGGGCCCTCAGGGTGACGCAGGCCAATGTCCTGAGACTTGCGAAAGTATCTCGGGTCCCCCAGGAGACCCGGGACTCCCTGGACCTGTGGGTGTTCGGGGATTACCGGGGATAGCAGGGCCTACAGGCACCCCAGGACAGAAGGGAGAAAAGGGGGATATGGGTCTCCAGGGAATCCCAGGGATGGAGGGGCAGAAAGGTGAGGAGGGGCCAGAAGGGGAGTGCAACTGCCATGATGGACTCAATGGGATAGACGGGCAGGATGGTGCCCCTGGGTCCAAGGGCGATCAGGGCTCTCCGGGGGCTCCAGGGGAAGATGGGCAGAAGGGAGAGCTGGGTGAACAAGGCTTCCCAGGGCCATGCAGCCCAGCCATCCAGTCGGCCTTCTCAGCCCTTCTGGACAACGTGTACCCTATGCCGGGCTCCCCGGTGGCCTTCACACGCGTGCTCTACAACATGCAGGGCAACTACAACCCTGCCATGGGAGTCTTCACTGCTCCCGTCAATGGTACCTATGTCTTCAGCTACAGCGTGGTCGCTTTCAGTCGGTTGCTCAAAGTCGGGATGTTTCTCAACTTCCGGCCTGTGATCAAGTCTACTGAGCCCACAGATCTGGCCACCGCCTCCCAGCTGGTGGTGCTGCACCTGTCCATGGGAGACCGGGTATGGATTCAGGTGAAGGACACTTTCACCAACGGCATGTACGCCAGCTCTGAGAGCAGCAGCAGCTTCAGCGGCTTCCTGCTCCATCCCGACAGCTGTGACCTGCCCCTGTTCCGAGACTTCAGTCCACCGATGGAGGGAGAATATAGGTGGGATGACGAAGAGACCCCAACAACACCTGAACCTACAGTCTCCGTCCCACCTGAGTAG
- the LOC125716844 gene encoding collagen alpha-1(VIII) chain isoform X2 yields the protein MIMPEPPGHPGFSPPPPPGSEDSYFPTDDDHLAAPSGGSFSLPGNMSRTSRFFDMGMEDGMMPNLEPDMSHCQMLLDAPEAPPLQTVPWFCLCAHCKGTSGSKGDRGSRGLSGSPGSPGPRGFTGFRGRPGFMGRLGLKGQKGDEGEKGNQGPLGFTGPKGERGFKGDKGDPGVEGPPGEQGPQGDAGQCPETCESISGPPGDPGLPGPVGVRGLPGIAGPTGTPGQKGEKGDMGLQGIPGMEGQKGEEGPEGECNCHDGLNGIDGQDGAPGSKGDQGSPGAPGEDGQKGELGEQGFPGPCSPAIQSAFSALLDNVYPMPGSPVAFTRVLYNMQGNYNPAMGVFTAPVNGTYVFSYSVVAFSRLLKVGMFLNFRPVIKSTEPTDLATASQLVVLHLSMGDRVWIQVKDTFTNGMYASSESSSSFSGFLLHPDSCDLPLFRDFSPPMEGEYRWDDEETPTTPEPTVSVPPE from the exons ATGATAATGCCTGAACCTCCAGGGCACCCGGgcttctcccctcccccccccccaggctcggAGGACTCATACTTTCCCACGGACGACGATCACCTTGCAGCGCCATCTGGTGGcagtttctcccttcctggcaACATGAGCCGCACCTCTCGCTTTTTTGACATGGGGATGGAGGATGGCATGATGCCGAACCTAGAACCGGACATGTCGCACTGTCAGATGCTGCTGGACGCTCCAGAAGCCCCGCCCCTGCAAACCGTGCCCTGGTTCTGCCTCTGTGCGCACTGCAAGGGCACCTCCGGATCCAAGGGGGACCGAGGAAGCAGGGGCTTGTCAG GCAGTCCTGGGAGTCCAGGCCCACGAGGATTCACTGGGTTCAGGGGGCGACCAGGCTTCATGGGACGTTTGGGGCTGAAGG GGCAGAAGGGCGACGAAGGAGAGAAGGGCAACCAAGGACCACTGGGATTCACCGGCCCCAAGGGAGAACGTGGATTCAAGG GAGACAAGGGAGACCCAGGTGTCGAGGGACCCCCAGGTGAACAGGGCCCTCAGGGTGACGCAGGCCAATGTCCTGAGACTTGCGAAAGTATCTCGGGTCCCCCAGGAGACCCGGGACTCCCTGGACCTGTGGGTGTTCGGGGATTACCGGGGATAGCAGGGCCTACAGGCACCCCAGGACAGAAGGGAGAAAAGGGGGATATGGGTCTCCAGGGAATCCCAGGGATGGAGGGGCAGAAAGGTGAGGAGGGGCCAGAAGGGGAGTGCAACTGCCATGATGGACTCAATGGGATAGACGGGCAGGATGGTGCCCCTGGGTCCAAGGGCGATCAGGGCTCTCCGGGGGCTCCAGGGGAAGATGGGCAGAAGGGAGAGCTGGGTGAACAAGGCTTCCCAGGGCCATGCAGCCCAGCCATCCAGTCGGCCTTCTCAGCCCTTCTGGACAACGTGTACCCTATGCCGGGCTCCCCGGTGGCCTTCACACGCGTGCTCTACAACATGCAGGGCAACTACAACCCTGCCATGGGAGTCTTCACTGCTCCCGTCAATGGTACCTATGTCTTCAGCTACAGCGTGGTCGCTTTCAGTCGGTTGCTCAAAGTCGGGATGTTTCTCAACTTCCGGCCTGTGATCAAGTCTACTGAGCCCACAGATCTGGCCACCGCCTCCCAGCTGGTGGTGCTGCACCTGTCCATGGGAGACCGGGTATGGATTCAGGTGAAGGACACTTTCACCAACGGCATGTACGCCAGCTCTGAGAGCAGCAGCAGCTTCAGCGGCTTCCTGCTCCATCCCGACAGCTGTGACCTGCCCCTGTTCCGAGACTTCAGTCCACCGATGGAGGGAGAATATAGGTGGGATGACGAAGAGACCCCAACAACACCTGAACCTACAGTCTCCGTCCCACCTGAGTAG
- the sft2d3 gene encoding vesicle transport protein SFT2C, protein MTELNRQLQEYLAQSKNGASSSTVVSVEDVPPVKQNWFSSWSSPFTRSATNGNGATAAGPSFSWPWTSEPDPCLPGMSRSQRLMAFGVCAAVCVLCFGLAGLYAPFLLFKARKFALLWSLGSLFALFAAAILRGPSKLLMSPTPGAIFYLCTLAATLYAALSLHSTLLTALGAVLQVGAILGYVVALLPGGSSGMRFLSSLATSAIKRTVSGKTMPI, encoded by the coding sequence ATGACCGAATTAAACAGACAGCTTCAAGAATACCtggcacagtccaaaaacggcGCTAGTTCGAGTACTGTAGTCAGTGTTGAGGACGTTCCGCCGGTGAAGCAGAACTGGTTCAGCAGCTGGTCCAGTCCCTTTACGCGGTCGGCTACCAACGGCAACGGCGCCACAGCAGCGGGACCCAGCTTTTCGTGGCCCTGGACATCGGAGCCGGACCCGTGTTTGCCCGGGATGAGCAGATCACAGAGACTTATGGCTTTCGGGGTATGCGCTGCAGTTTGCGTCTTATGTTTTGGACTAGCCGGCCTCTACGCCCCATTTTTGCTCTTCAAAGCCCGGAAGTTCGCTCTTCTCTGGTCCCTCGGCTCGCTTTTTGCATTGTTTGCCGCGGCGATCTTGCGCGGACCCAGCAAGCTACTAATGTCCCCGACTCCTGGTGCCATTTTCTATCTGTGTACCTTGGCAGCGACCCTGTACGCTGCCCTCAGTCTCCACAGCACTCTTCTGACTGCCCTGGGGGCTGTCCTCCAGGTCGGCGCCATTCTGGGGTACGTTGTCGCCCTGCTCCCGGGAGGAAGTAGTGGGATGCGGTTCCTTAGCAGTCTTGCAACATCGGCAATCAAAAGGACTGTTTCTGGCAAAACCATGCCAATCTGA
- the proca gene encoding vitamin K-dependent protein C, which yields MVHRGVIVLVALWSSGAISQSVFQDRPQAHMLLRHKRANSFLEEIKPPSKERECVEEVCDFEEAREIFQTREATIEFWVVYTDGNQCEPNPCVNGSCVDQFKSFTCKCNQGFEGKLCDHNVTATSCRKDNGDCKQVCTESANGTSRTCSCVRGYSLDLNSRSCSPNAKFACGRVHIPRSSSDVNTNIGLMPWVVGGERGKKGESPWQVMLLNEKGNLHCGGVLISESWVLTAAHCLEGEPHLSVRLGEYDRTIKEGTEVTLAVAETISHPNYNTESVDNDIALLRLASPVSYTTYIAPVCLPSHNLAENILHRNGTSTIVTGWGRKTYQGPMSLALRYISIPVVEPELCADVMPNEITENMLCGGILGHEQDACNGDSGGPMVTKYHNTWFLIGLVSLGDRCGQKDRLGIYTKVANYLDWIESTQKTRNKP from the exons ATGGTCCACCGAGGTGTCATTGTGCTCGTCGCTCTGTGGTCATCAGGTGCAATTAGCCAATCAG TGTTCCAAGACAGGCCCCAAGCCCACATGCTCTTGCGACATAAGCGGGCCAATAGCTTTCTAGAGGAGATCAAGCCCCCATCCAAAGAACGTGAGTGTGTGGAAGAGGTTTGCGACTTTGAGGAGGCCCGTGAGATCTTCCAGACCCGGGAGGCTACG ATAGAGTTCTGGGTTGTGTATACAG ATGGTAATCAGTGTGAGCCCAATCCCTGTGTGAACGGAAGTTGCGTGGACCAATTCAAGTCCTTCACCTGCAAGTGCAACCAAGGGTTTGAAGGGAAATTATGCGACCACA ATGTCACAGCTACAAGCTGCAGGAAAGACAATGGAGACTGCAAGCAGGTGTGCACAGAGAGCGCCAACGGCACGAGCCGTACGTGCAGCTGTGTCCGTGGCTACAGTCTCGACCTGAACTCCAGGAGCTGCAGCCCCAATG CCAAATTCGCATGTGGCCGAGTGCACATCCCCAGAAGTTCTTCAGATGTTAATACCAACATAGGCCTGATGCCGTGGGTGGTGGGTGGGGAGAGAGGGAAGAAAGGTGAAAGCCCCTGGCAG GTGATGCTTCTGAACGAGAAAGGTAACCTGCACTGCGGAGGGGTGCTCATCTCTGAGTCCTGGGTCCTTACCGCTGCTCATTGTCTGGAAGGAGAGCCACACCTCAGTGTCAGACTGG GAGAGTACGACCGAACCATCAAAGAGGGAACTGAGGTAACGCTGGCTGTGGCAGAGACCATCTCCCATCCCAACTACAACACGGAGTCTGTGGACAACGACATCGCCCTGTTGCGCTTGGCCTCGCCGGTCAGCTACACCACCTACATCGCCCCAGTCTGCCTTCCCAGCCACAACCTGGCAGAGAACATTCTGCACCgtaatggcaccagcaccaTTGTCACAGGCTGGGGCAGAAAAACCTACCAAGGCCCGATGAGCTTGGCCCTTCGTTACATCAGCATCCCAGTGGTGGAGCCCGAACTGTGCGCAGACGTCATGCCGAATGAGATCACCGAAAACATGCTGTGCGGAGGAATCCTGGGCCATGAGCAGGACGCCTGCAACGGTGACAGCGGTGGCCCCATGGTCACCAAGTATCACAACACGTGGTTCCTCATTGGCCTGGTGTCCCTGGGCGACCGCTGTGGACAGAAAGACCGGTTGGGCATTTACACTAAGGTGGCCAACTACCTGGACTGGATCGAGAGCACCCAGAAGACCAGAAACAAGCCTTAG
- the polr2d gene encoding DNA-directed RNA polymerase II subunit RPB4, with protein sequence MAAAGVSGPAGIGDVEEDASQLLFPKEFENAETLLNSEVHMLLEHRKQQNESAEDEQELSEVFMKTLNYTARFSRFKNRETIASVRSLLLQKKLHKFELASLANLCPEAAEEAKALIPSLEGRFEDEELQQILDDIQTKRSFQY encoded by the exons ATGGCTGCGGCAGGCGTGTCGGGGCCAGCGGGCATCGGCGATGTGGAGGAAGACGCATCGCAGCTGCTTTTCCCCAAAG AGTTTGAAAATGCGGAGACGCTGCTGAACTCCGAAGTTCACATGCTGCTGGAGCACCGCAAGCAGCAGAACGAGAGCGCCGAGGACGAGCAGGAGCTGTCCGAGGTCTTCATGAAGACGCTGAACTACACCGCCCGTTTCAGCCGATTCAAGAACAGGGAAACCATCGCTAGTGTGCGCAG TTTGCTCCTGCAGAAGAAACTCCACAAGTTCGAGCTGGCCAGTCTGGCTAATCTGTGTCCCGAGGCGGCAGAAGAGGCCAAAGCACTTATCCCCAG CCTGGAGGGACGTTTTgaggatgaggagcttcagcagATTCTGGATGACATTCAGACCAAGAGAAGCTTCCAGTATTGA
- the si:ch1073-184j22.2 gene encoding dual specificity protein phosphatase 14, whose amino-acid sequence MYVTQITSSLFLGSAESAMDQTLVSRKHITLIINATVTHTCPVYRGVECIRIAVPDLPHARLGDHFERVADRIHNNRAGSTLVHCAAGMSRSPALVMAYLMRYRGVTLRQAHHWVRDRRPHICLNAGFWRQLLQYEKQLYGKNSVRVATSPRLQEAKSLQGGTRAHLWR is encoded by the coding sequence ATGTACGTGACGCAGATCACATCCAGTTTGTTCCTGGGCAGTGCGGAGTCTGCCATGGACCAGACGCTGGTCTCACGGAAGCACATCACGCTCATCATCAATGCCACAGTGACACACACCTGCCCTGTGTACCGCGGTGTGGAGTGCATCCGCATTGCCGTCCCAGACCTCCCGCACGCCCGACTGGGGGACCACTTTGAGAGGGTCGCTGACCGTATCCATAACAACCGAGCAGGCAGCACACTGGTCCACTGTGCAGCTGGCATGAGTCGCTCACCTGCCCTAGTCATGGCCTATTTAATGAGGTACAGGGGGGTGACCCTGAGGCAGGCCCACCACTGGGTCCGTGACCGACGCCCCCATATCTGCCTCAATGCTGGCTTCTGGCGTCAGCTGCTGCAATATGAAAAACAGCTATACGGCAAAAACAGCGTGAGGGTGGCCACTTCGCCCAGGCTGCAGGAGGCCAAGAGCCTGCAGGGCGGCACTAGAGCCCACTTGTGGCGCTGA